The segment ATAACAGTTCCAGAGCTCACTTGAACTCGATACACATCGGACCTGATCTTTGAGCCAGGGACTTTGCCAGGAAACCGGCTTCGATCCTGCATACATTGAGAATACCACAGGGTACCAGGCAGTTTGAAGAGCATTTTGCTTCCTGTGCCTTTACCATTACGTAGTTGTCTTTGATGTCGAGTATTTCCATCATTGGAACTTCCATGTGTGACATTTGCTGTATCTTTTCACAGGGGGATTCGATATCAATTATTATTTTATCTCCTTTAAGTTCCCCATGGATCTCATGAACAAAGTCACATATTGTTGAATTTACTGTTACATCTGTCATATGATCATACCTCTAAAATTCATCTTTTTAATTACAGGAGCCCTTAATGAGTTATATTTATTCTAGCATTTAAGGGTATTTCAAAAATTTCTGAAACCCCATCTGTATTTCTTATTATTTCCACTTAAGTTGAAATTCTTCGCATGGAGATTTCATAGTCTTTCCGTTTGAAATAACTTAGTTTATTCCTGGAATATATAGTCTATGTACTTTATATTTCAATCTATAAACTAATTACAAAGCATATATATCATACAATCGCGTATTGTCAAATGTAACAGAACAGAGCAAAATATAGTAAAAACAAAAAGAGGAGAGTCTATGAACACTATTCAAACCACAAACAACATCATTCCGGTAAAAGCGGCTCCGGGAAATAATGATCAGCATTCAGTTGTTGGAGGTCACACTGGTACAGATCTGGATTCTGAAGATCTTGACCTTTACAGGTTCATGCTAGGTGGTCTTCTGTCCAAATAAGTCTGGAATTTCGATAGTCAAAGGTGGTATAGAGCAAAGGGAGGAGTACATTATGACAAAAGAGCAAAAACTATTCTGCCAGAATTGTAACACAGAACTTGAAAAACAAGTTATAGGTCTGAACACATTTTACTGTTGCAGGGAATGCATGAGCATGACATCTGTAAGGGAAATTGTCAAGCTAAAACTTGATATGATGAAATCGATAGAAGTATTGGAAGCAAGTTCGTAACACAAAGATGATAGAAACATATTTGTCCCGGAATGTATATGATTCGGACACATCCATTTCATATTTTTAATTTAAAAAGGATCCCTCATTTTCGAGACTAAAAAGTCCGATACGATATGGACCTCAATTGAAAGTAGTATTCCTGCCGTGGCCACGATAGCAAATCTTAATGGAACGGTATGCAGGTCTACTCCGACAAGCAATAGCAATAGAGCAACTATAACTGCAAGGTTGGCTACAATAGACAGAGGGCCGAGGATCGGATTATGTGAGAATCCCCTGTGTTTGAATATGACCTTGTAAGGCCACCAGATGAACCTCAGCAATCCCCATCTTTTGTAAGGGGTGCTTTCAATATCAAGATCCGGGCTAAGGAAGAATGTTCCAAACAGGTAGGATATGGAAAAAAGCGATATCGTGTAAATGTTCAGGTACCTGACAGCTATGGGATTTTTATCCCAGATCATAAGATAGGAAAGACCTGCCAGTATAGCTATCATTATTCCGATATTTATCGCGTCATGTGTTTTTGCATCCGGCATTGTCATTCATTCCCCTGATTCTAAATCGGTCTTTTATGATCTAGTGGACCTTATATCTTTGCATAAAGGTCCTTTTCCATATCAGGGGAAAGATGCCGGATTTTTCAGACCTCACTGATCCCTGTTATCAAAGACCCTCTTGCTCTTTTTCTCACTGCGGGGAAGCTCTCCCATGCCGACGCATTCCACATTCACACTGATACCTATGAAATCCCTGAAGGCTTTATTCAGTGCTTTTGCAGACCCGGCATTCTTTTCAGGATCATCCGCACCATCGATCTCAACCCTGAACAGCATTGAATCCCTTCCCTGATCCCTTTCAAGGATTATCTGGTACTCGCTGCTGACGCCTTCGACCCTCTGGATGACATCCTCGATCTGGCCAGGGTAGACGTTGACTCCCTTGATCTTGATCCTGTCGTCGGTACGTCCCAGCAGGCGGTCTATTCTTGGGAAAGGACAACCGCATTCGCAGGCTTCGGGAATGATACGTGTAAGGTCCCTTGTCCTGTAACGTATAAGGGGAGCACCTTCTTTTGTGAGTGTCGTTATCACAAGCTCACCAAGGGTGCCGTCTGGTAGCTTCTCTTCTGTGACGGGATCGATGATCTCAAAGAGCAAATGGTCTGACCAGTAGTGGAGACCATCATGCATAGAACAATCCAGGGCAATGCCGGGGCCGTAGATCTCGGTGAGGCCGAAGATATCAAAACTCTCGATACCGAGTTCATCCTCGATACGTGCCCTCATCTTTGGACTCCAGCGCTCGGAACCTATGATGCCGACCTTGAGATTGATCCTGTCCTTAAGGCCCCGTTTATTGATCTCCTCTGCAAGAAGGAGGGCGTAGGATGAGGTGCTTGCAAGTGCTGTGGACTTGAGGTCGAGCAGCATCTGCAGTTGTTTTTCCGTGTTTCCAGGTCCCATTGGGACTGCCATTGCCCCGAGGCGCTCTGCTCCTGCCTGGAAACCGATACCTGCGGTCCAGAGGCCGTATCCGGGTGTGATCTGGATCCTGTCCTTGTTGGTAAGGCCTGCCATCCGGTAACAGCGCATCATCATTTCTGCCCATACATCAACATCCTTCTGAGTGTATGGGATAATGACAGGACTGCCGGTGGTGCCTGATGATGAATGTATCCTGATGATCTCTTCATCCGGAACTGCCTGAAGTCCCAGGGGATAAGCATCCCTTAGCTCTTCCTTGGTTGTAAAAGGGAGCTTTGCAATATCTTCCGGAGTCTTTATTGAGCCGATGTCAACTCCGGCTTCTTCGAACTTTTTCTGATAGAAGGGACTGCCTGATGTTACCCTTTTGAGGAGGTCTTTTAGCTTTGCCAACTGATCTTCCTCAGAAAGGTCGGGTAACTCTTCTTTCTGGCAGGGGTTGTTTTGGGCTATTTCATTATCCCTGGAATCATTGCACATATTCATGCCCTCCGGATGTCTGAGACCTTTTCGAGGGACATGTCGAATGCCTTTCTGTTCAGTTCCCTGTACTTCTCCGGTACCATCTTCTCAAGCACACTCCACAATTCATCCGGATCGAAAGGAAGCAGATCCGCACCTGCAGCTGCTGCCAGCATGGCAACGTTCGCTGCCCTGTAGGTTCCTGCTTCTTTTGCAAGTTGTGTGAAATCCACGTTTATTGTTTCCTGGCAGTTCTCTTTCAGGAATTCGATGACCTGTTCCGGGATGTATTCAGTATTGTTAGCTGAAGCCGAAGGTATCACAGCATGTTCATTTACAACAATGCTGCCGTCCTTGCTAAGGAAATGGATGTTCCTTGCGGCTTCCGCAGGCTCAAGACCGATTATCAGGTCTGCATTCCCGGCAGGGATGAGTGATCCGCAGACCTCGTCACCGATCCTGACGTGGCTGGTTACCGAGCCTTCTCTCTGGGCCATACCGATGGTCTCGGCGGTGGCCACATGGTAGCCGGCATCTATGGCAGCCGTTGCCAGCAGGCGGGATGCAAGTACAACGCCCTGCCCTCCCACACCTGCAATAAGAATATCGAATTTCATTGTAGTACCTCCCTGAGGACGATAGCATCCGATGGACAGACCTGTGCACAGAGACTGCAACCGGTACAGTTGTCCTGTATCTGCGGTATTCCGGATGACATCGAGAAGATTGCAGGACATCCAAGTTGTGAGACACAGAAGTTGCAACCTGTGCATTTGTCTTCATCGATCACGTATTGTCCTGTTGCCTTTGTGATGCCCACACATTTTCCTTTGAATACCACAGCAGAGGGGCCTTCGTACTCAATTGCTTTTTTTGCCATGTTGATGCATTCACCAAGGTCATCCGCCCCGATGGTCTCAACAAGTTCCACTCCACAGCTTCGGAGCACTTCGGCAATATCAATGGCCTTTGTAGGTTTGCCCATGGCGGTCAGTCCGATTCCCGGATGTGGCTGGTGTCCTGTCATGGCAGTGGTTCGGTTGTCAAGGACTGCCAGTGTGATGTCTGCATTGTTGTAAACTGCGCTGATCATTGCAGCGATTCCGGAATGGAAGAAAGTTGAGTCCCCGATGAAGGCCACCTGTTTAGCATAATTTCCATCCTGGTATTGTTGTGTGTGGGAAAGACCTGCTGCCATACTGATGCCTGCTCCCATGCAGAGGCAGGTGTCCACCATGTTGAGCGGCTGGGCGTTTCCGAGGGTGTAGCATCCAATGTCACCTGAGAACACGGTACCTTTTCCGTTCTCTTTTTTCAGCTTCGCTGCTGCTTTCTTGAAAGCATAGAAGACAGTTCGGTGCATGCAGCCTGCACAGAATGTGGGTGGCCTTACAGGAAGCGGTGGAATGTTTTCCCTGGCGACTACAGGTGTTGAATGATTCAGGAGAGGAAAGTCTGTATTCATGGCCTGAAGTGAGCTGTTAACTCCGTCGATAACGGCGTCTACATCATATTCTCCGCTTACGGGGAAATGGCCTTTCTTCTTTCCATAAACGTTCACATTGAGATGATGTTTGCCTATCAGTTGCAGGAACTGCTCCTCGAGGTATGGGTCAAGCTCTTCGATGACTATAAGGTCTGTAATGTCGCTGAGGAATTCAAGGGCTGCTTTTTCTGGGAAGGGGTAGATGGTTGCGACCTTGAAATGTGACAAGGTTTCGGAGTGGTCCTTTATGGCTTCCTTGGCGTACAGGGAGGACACACCTGAGGATGCAATACCTATCCTGCTGTTTCCTTTTGTTATTGAGTTGAATGTATTTTCACTGAAAAGATCTGAGAAACGGTCCGAAAGCCTTACCTGAAGATCTTCAAGCCAGGGGTGCCTTTGTGCTGTCAGTTTTGGGAATATGGTCCAGCGTGGTTCCTTTACGTAGCCTTCGATGTCACGATCTGCCTGTTCGATATCTTCGGTCACCACGTCAGCACATCCATGGGATACACGGGTGGTGGTTCTGAGTATCACAGGGATCTCCATCTCATGTGACAGTTTGAAGGCCAGTTTAGCCATATCATAGGCTTCCTGGGGGGTGGATGGGTCAAGGACCGGAATGTTCGAGAAGTGTCCAAAAGCTCTGGTATCCTGTTCGGTCTGGGATGAATGTGGTCCGGGGTCATCAGATACGAGGATAACAAGGGAGCCCTTTACTCCTATGTAAGAGAGGCTCATGAGAGGATCTGAGGCAACGTTGAGTCCGACCTGCTTCATTGTGACCAGGGTATTGGCACCTGAGTATGCGGCTCCGACTGCTGTTTCAAGGGCTACTTTCTCGTTGGTTGCCCATTCGGCATATATGCCATATTTGCTCGCATGAGAGGCGATGGTCTCCATAACTTCGGTAGAAGGTGTTCCAGGATAGCCGCTTGCTACCTGAAGACCAGCCTTCATCGCCCCAAAGGCGATCGCTTCGTTTCCCATTAATATACGTTTAGCGGTCAATATCGTTCCTCTTGTATTTGATAGGTGAAAATAGGTAATTTGAATTACTCCTACGGACGTTTCAGCAGTAATTCAGATATGAGCCATCATGTTGTTTAAGCAGATGTCTGGAAAGTCCGCACATTTTAGCCATAAGGGAATTATAGGGCCATTGAATTCGGCGGAACTATAACATTGCATATATTTATACATTGATGTGGTCATATGCACTTATTTAATGAAATATAAACGTTTTGTTATTACTTTTCAGACTTTGGTGGAAAACTTGATAACAGTTTCAAGATCGTGATACTTTCTAGGAAAATAATGTGTTTAAAAATCTTTTAGAAAGGCTCTGTCATTGGAAACAAACAAAAATGTATTTAATCTATAATGCATTATTCCGCGCATCATAGTACATAGTAGCCCAATGAAGAGGAGGATAGGAATTGGTATTGAAATACAACACATTAAAAATAACCATTACTAAGAATGAAAACCAGAATAGGGGGATGAGCTCCTGATGCCTCTGCCTTACATTTACCTGATGATCGCCGTCATGATAATGCTGGCCACAACATTCTTTTTCGTATTGAGGCAAGACCATGATTAATCAGGTTCTTCTGGTTTTGTATATACTTGGTATACTTTTACTTTCCCTTAAGCTCAGGCAGGGAACCTTTTCAGGATTTGTGGTCTCGGACAGGAATGTGATGCATCCTGCGGTAATAGGCATTGCCTATATGGCTGCTTACTTTAGTGCTGCCTCTTTCCTCGGGGGCGGAGGCTACGGTCTCATTGCCGGACTTCCATGGGTCATCTGGGGTGTATTCTTCCATGTAGCATTTGCCTGCCTGGCATTCATCATTGCACCGAAGATATGGATGTTCTCCCAGAAGTACGATGCAAAGACAGTACCCCAGCTACTGGAACGAAGGTACGATTCACAGGGAGGCAAGGTGTTGCTTGCAGGGATCATGCTGTTGATGTATACAATATACCTGGTTGCTATTTTCAAGGGTTGTGCCAATCTTTTCCAGGGACTGCTGGGAATAACATATGTTCAGGGTCTCCTCATAGCTGTTGCCATCGTGGCACTCTACTATGTGATAGGAGGACTGCCGGCAATTATCTGGATAAGCTTTTTGCAGGGTTTGATCATGCTTGTGGGTGCAGTGCTGCTTTACACAGGTCTTATTTCAAGTGGAGGGGGCCTGGCAATATGGGATATGGTCCCGGCCGACATCCTTAGTATGACAGGTGCAGCAGTACCATGGCAAAAGACCTTTGGAATGGCATTTGCCATCAGTCTCGGACTTCTGGCATTACCGGATCTGCTGATCATGCTTTTCTCTGCAAAGGACAAGAGAGTAGTACGTTTTGCAGGTATCTATGGCCCAATATCCATCACAATTTATGCAATATGCATTTTCTCTCTGGGAGTCATGGTTCACGGGGTATTCAGTTCAGAACAACTGGCACCTTTCATGACAAACCCGGATGGTCTGATACCGTTCCTGGCAACATCACTGCTGCCCCGTGGATTTGACAGTATCGTCCTGCTGGCCGCGATCTCCGCTGCCATGTCCACCATGAGTGCCATTGTATTGGTCACGACAACCGCCCTTACTTCGGATATCCTGAGATACCTGCGTCCGGCAACCCCGGACGACAAGGTGCTTCGCATAACAAGGGTAGTAGGTGTCATCATCATCATAGTATCGGCATTCTTCGCAATGGATGTGCCACAGATGATAGTGCCTCTTGTATCCGTAAGTATGGGTGTGATCGCTTGCTGCGTCTTTATACCACTCATTTTCGGACTTTACTGGGACCGTGGTACTTCCATCGGATTTGTCGCAAGCCTTGTGGCAAGCTTTGGTTCTGTAGTGCTGTGGCAGTTCTTTGGAAATCCTCTCATCCATCCCGTGTTCATCGGTTTGATCTGCGGTACCGTGGCATACCTGGGAGGAAGTCTGGCAAGTCCCCGTCCGGCCCCTGTGGCAGAAATGGAATAATGTATAAAGGTCTTCAATACCTGATTCGGTGCTGAAAACAAAACTTCAGCACCATTTCTTCTTCAGCCATTTTTTATTTAGGGATGAAACCAGTTCATCTTTATGGGAATCATCAGTCTGTTTTGTTGTATGATATTCCGTTTGCAGCTATTCAGTATGATGTATCTCTATTCAGTCCTTTCACAAAACTGATTTAACTAATTAATATCAATAAACCCACAAGGTGTTCAAAATTGAAGAATGTGATCAGTAAGAGCTTCGAAATTAAGGATTATGCCATAGATAATTCCCTGATCAATGGATTCTGGATGATTCTGGTGGACAGGGAAACACTAACAACAGAAATACTTTACAGTCCTCTAGAGGGCGACTCTTTTGATGCAGCTCGTACAAAAAGGATGATCAGTGAGATCACCGGCAAATGTGATCACTTCAGTTCATTGCTCCCTGAGAACATCAGTTGTGCGGTTACCTTCAAGGAACTCGATGGTCTCACATACGTTGCAGGATCAGGGAATTTTAATGTGGATGCTGGTGAGATGGATGAGATAAGGGTGATCTACAGGCTGCATGTTGAGTATCACATCTGATCGGTTTCACTTGTCGGCTGAAGATGCGTATTGAAATGTTTTCTAATAACAGGCTTCCTTTTGATTCGTCTGCCACAGTTCAGCAGTGCATGTTCACGGGCTCAGCAGGTATGCTGAATCCAAAGGTGCTTCCTTTTCCGGGTTCGCTTTCCACCCAGACCTTGCCTCCATGCATTTCAACAAATTTCTTTACAAGAGTAAGCCCGAGCCCGGTTCCTCCAAATTCTCTTGAGTTCGATGAATCAACCTGGAAGAAAGGCTTAAACAGTTTTTCCTGATCCTCCGGTGCGATTCCGATGCCTATGTCCTTCACAAAGAAATCAACGGCCTTATCGGAGATCTTACCGCCGATGGTCACTGCACCACCCTCTTCTGTGAACTTGATGGAGTTGTTAACCAAATTGTAAAGTATTTGCTTGAATTTCAGCAGGTCCGCTTTAATGATAGGTTTCTCGATCTCGATGTTGCATGTCAAGTCGATCCCCTTCTTCTTTGAAAGAGGCATCATCAATGCTTCTATCTCATCAATAGCGTCGGATACCCGGAATTCGTTGACATGGAGTTCCATCTCCCCGGTTTCAATATTAGAAAAGTCCAGGAGATCATTGATGAGCTTCAAAAGGTGATTCCCATTATTGAGGATCGTGGATATGTAACTCTTCTGCTGTTCGTTCAGACAACCGTAATCTTCACTGCAAAGCAGGTCCGAGAAACCGATGATCAAAGTAAGGGGAGTTCTCAGCTCATGGTTGATGTTTGAGATGAATTCGGTCTTGGCCCGGTTCGAATCTTCCGCAGCAAGTTTGGCCTGAAGCATTGCCTCTTCTGCCTGTTTTCGCTCGGTGATATCCTCGACTATTCCCTGGTAATGAGTTGCTTTTCCATTCTCGTTCCTCAGGATGAAGGTTTTCTCACATACCCACAACAACTTTCCTTCCTTTGTTATCAGACGATACTCTGAGGTAAAGTTGTCACTACCATCATCACACTTTGCAGCAAGGGTATCCCATACCTTTTGATAGTCATCGGGATGGACCAGGTTACCATAATTAATGTGGCCATGTACGAAATCTTCAGCTGAATAACCAAGTTTTGCAACATTCTCCGAAGCATATTCCGCAGGCCAGAGTTCTTCTGCCTTCCACAGGAAGACCATTGTAGAGCTGTTGTTTATGATATCTTCCAGGGCCTTCTGTCTTTTGATTGCTTTTTCAAAGGCAAGATCATTGTTCTTCTTTTCAGTGACATCATCTACAGTTAGTAATACAAGAGGTTCATTGTTTTCCTGTATTAGTTTTGTTGAGATTACAAAATTGAGTTTTACAGACTTAATATTGGTTGTGATCTCCAATTCGCCTTCTTTTTTGTAAATGCTTTCACCGGTTTCGAAGGTGTGCATAACAGAGTTTCTTACAGCACATTCTGAGCATTCCCTGTTCTTACCACAACCGTTCCCATTTATCGAATTTACGCAACCGAACAGTTCACCACCAAGAAGGCCAATGCTATCCTGTTTTTCGTTCCCTAGTTTAATAGAGGCAGTACGATTGAGGTATTTAACTCTCCCTTCCTGATCAACAAGGATGATGATCATGGGAATATCCTCAAAAATGGGATTTAGGATATCAGGATCTATAAAGAATTCAGCATGATCCTTACAGGATCCTTCCAAGGCAAATTCACGTTGAATTATGTTACTTTCATTCAGATATGGCCCCTCCGTCTTCCCATATACACTGTTCAGCAGATTATGTGCCTTAATGTGCTAAATTAGTATAATTTATGGTTGTATATATAATGCTATGATTTGATCTTTTTAGAGAGGATAGTACTTCAGTGGCAAAATTAAAAAAAAGCATTAAAATACTTTGAATGCTTCCAAAATGCCTGATGACGGCGCAAAAGCAACATTATCTGACGCCACAGGAAGTGGCCAAACATCTGAGGGTTGAGACAAAGACGATCCATGCATGGCTAGAGGAAGGGACCATGGACGGCCTTAATGTGGGCAGGCTCTGGAGGATCCCGCGGACCCAGCTGGAGCAGGCAGATAATAATTCTTTCATGAAGAACGCAGATAAATTGAGCACAAAAGAGTTCCCTCGCAATATGTGTGATTACGACAGGACCAGGGAAGAGTGGAACAATGATGTGCCTGAGTTCTTTAATTTCGGATATGACATCATTGATGCCTGGGCAAAGGAAGACCGCAACAAGCTTGCAATGATCTGGGTGAACCAGAAGGGCGAGGAGAAAAAGTACACCTTCAGGGACCTGATGAAGCTCTCCAACCAGGCGGCGAACATCCTTCTCAAATACGGTATCAACAAGGGTGACAAGGTCATGCTGATGCTTCACCGCGTGCCGGAATGGTGGATCTTTGTGATCGCACTGGCAAAACTCGGTGCTATTGTGTGCCCGTGTCCTACACTTCTTACTCCAAGCGACCTTCAGTACAGGATAAACGCCGGCAAGTTCAAGATGGCAGTTACTGATCTGGAAAATGCTCCCAAGTTCGATGAGGTCCGTGAGGAATGTGCCAC is part of the Methanococcoides methylutens MM1 genome and harbors:
- a CDS encoding DUF6951 family protein; this encodes MTDVTVNSTICDFVHEIHGELKGDKIIIDIESPCEKIQQMSHMEVPMMEILDIKDNYVMVKAQEAKCSSNCLVPCGILNVCRIEAGFLAKSLAQRSGPMCIEFK
- a CDS encoding DUF2227 family putative metal-binding protein, which codes for MTMPDAKTHDAINIGIMIAILAGLSYLMIWDKNPIAVRYLNIYTISLFSISYLFGTFFLSPDLDIESTPYKRWGLLRFIWWPYKVIFKHRGFSHNPILGPLSIVANLAVIVALLLLLVGVDLHTVPLRFAIVATAGILLSIEVHIVSDFLVSKMRDPF
- a CDS encoding phenylacetate--CoA ligase family protein, which gives rise to MCNDSRDNEIAQNNPCQKEELPDLSEEDQLAKLKDLLKRVTSGSPFYQKKFEEAGVDIGSIKTPEDIAKLPFTTKEELRDAYPLGLQAVPDEEIIRIHSSSGTTGSPVIIPYTQKDVDVWAEMMMRCYRMAGLTNKDRIQITPGYGLWTAGIGFQAGAERLGAMAVPMGPGNTEKQLQMLLDLKSTALASTSSYALLLAEEINKRGLKDRINLKVGIIGSERWSPKMRARIEDELGIESFDIFGLTEIYGPGIALDCSMHDGLHYWSDHLLFEIIDPVTEEKLPDGTLGELVITTLTKEGAPLIRYRTRDLTRIIPEACECGCPFPRIDRLLGRTDDRIKIKGVNVYPGQIEDVIQRVEGVSSEYQIILERDQGRDSMLFRVEIDGADDPEKNAGSAKALNKAFRDFIGISVNVECVGMGELPRSEKKSKRVFDNRDQ
- a CDS encoding indolepyruvate oxidoreductase subunit beta, with translation MKFDILIAGVGGQGVVLASRLLATAAIDAGYHVATAETIGMAQREGSVTSHVRIGDEVCGSLIPAGNADLIIGLEPAEAARNIHFLSKDGSIVVNEHAVIPSASANNTEYIPEQVIEFLKENCQETINVDFTQLAKEAGTYRAANVAMLAAAAGADLLPFDPDELWSVLEKMVPEKYRELNRKAFDMSLEKVSDIRRA
- the iorA gene encoding indolepyruvate ferredoxin oxidoreductase subunit alpha, whose translation is MTAKRILMGNEAIAFGAMKAGLQVASGYPGTPSTEVMETIASHASKYGIYAEWATNEKVALETAVGAAYSGANTLVTMKQVGLNVASDPLMSLSYIGVKGSLVILVSDDPGPHSSQTEQDTRAFGHFSNIPVLDPSTPQEAYDMAKLAFKLSHEMEIPVILRTTTRVSHGCADVVTEDIEQADRDIEGYVKEPRWTIFPKLTAQRHPWLEDLQVRLSDRFSDLFSENTFNSITKGNSRIGIASSGVSSLYAKEAIKDHSETLSHFKVATIYPFPEKAALEFLSDITDLIVIEELDPYLEEQFLQLIGKHHLNVNVYGKKKGHFPVSGEYDVDAVIDGVNSSLQAMNTDFPLLNHSTPVVARENIPPLPVRPPTFCAGCMHRTVFYAFKKAAAKLKKENGKGTVFSGDIGCYTLGNAQPLNMVDTCLCMGAGISMAAGLSHTQQYQDGNYAKQVAFIGDSTFFHSGIAAMISAVYNNADITLAVLDNRTTAMTGHQPHPGIGLTAMGKPTKAIDIAEVLRSCGVELVETIGADDLGECINMAKKAIEYEGPSAVVFKGKCVGITKATGQYVIDEDKCTGCNFCVSQLGCPAIFSMSSGIPQIQDNCTGCSLCAQVCPSDAIVLREVLQ
- a CDS encoding sodium:solute symporter; this translates as MINQVLLVLYILGILLLSLKLRQGTFSGFVVSDRNVMHPAVIGIAYMAAYFSAASFLGGGGYGLIAGLPWVIWGVFFHVAFACLAFIIAPKIWMFSQKYDAKTVPQLLERRYDSQGGKVLLAGIMLLMYTIYLVAIFKGCANLFQGLLGITYVQGLLIAVAIVALYYVIGGLPAIIWISFLQGLIMLVGAVLLYTGLISSGGGLAIWDMVPADILSMTGAAVPWQKTFGMAFAISLGLLALPDLLIMLFSAKDKRVVRFAGIYGPISITIYAICIFSLGVMVHGVFSSEQLAPFMTNPDGLIPFLATSLLPRGFDSIVLLAAISAAMSTMSAIVLVTTTALTSDILRYLRPATPDDKVLRITRVVGVIIIIVSAFFAMDVPQMIVPLVSVSMGVIACCVFIPLIFGLYWDRGTSIGFVASLVASFGSVVLWQFFGNPLIHPVFIGLICGTVAYLGGSLASPRPAPVAEME
- a CDS encoding ATP-binding protein — translated: MIIILVDQEGRVKYLNRTASIKLGNEKQDSIGLLGGELFGCVNSINGNGCGKNRECSECAVRNSVMHTFETGESIYKKEGELEITTNIKSVKLNFVISTKLIQENNEPLVLLTVDDVTEKKNNDLAFEKAIKRQKALEDIINNSSTMVFLWKAEELWPAEYASENVAKLGYSAEDFVHGHINYGNLVHPDDYQKVWDTLAAKCDDGSDNFTSEYRLITKEGKLLWVCEKTFILRNENGKATHYQGIVEDITERKQAEEAMLQAKLAAEDSNRAKTEFISNINHELRTPLTLIIGFSDLLCSEDYGCLNEQQKSYISTILNNGNHLLKLINDLLDFSNIETGEMELHVNEFRVSDAIDEIEALMMPLSKKKGIDLTCNIEIEKPIIKADLLKFKQILYNLVNNSIKFTEEGGAVTIGGKISDKAVDFFVKDIGIGIAPEDQEKLFKPFFQVDSSNSREFGGTGLGLTLVKKFVEMHGGKVWVESEPGKGSTFGFSIPAEPVNMHC